The following is a genomic window from Nitrospira sp..
ACAGGAACAACAGCGCGAGACGCAGGCGAGCCAGGCCTTTCAGCAAGAAGCGATGGCTGTGGGCCGGGCGGTCGCCTCTCTCAGCGCGATTGCGCTCGTGGTGGATGTGGAGAAGGTTCAAGAGGCGTTGGCGGGAACGTGGCAGAGCGGCCATCTCGCCGATACGATTGTCATCGACCATGGGAATCGGGTGATGGCCGCGTCCAACGCCGGGTATGTCGGGCAGCAGATTCACGATTCGAATTGGTCTGCCATTCGCGCGCAGAATCGGGAAGTGGTGATTCGCGACGAGCCTAGGCCTGGTCAAGAACGGGTGACCGTCATTGAGCCGATCCAGGAGAGAGGATCGACCATTGCTTGGGCGCGGCTCACCTTTGTCCGGCCGATACAACAGGGCGCGGCGCGCACTCCGCAAGAGCGGTTTGAACAGGTTGGCTTGGTCATGGTTCCGGTGTTTGTCTTGTTAGCG
Proteins encoded in this region:
- a CDS encoding hypothetical protein (Evidence 4 : Unknown function but conserved in other organisms; MaGe:77310526), whose protein sequence is MLRALMISLIATVLIGGLFYYALKRVDVSQEQQRETQASQAFQQEAMAVGRAVASLSAIALVVDVEKVQEALAGTWQSGHLADTIVIDHGNRVMAASNAGYVGQQIHDSNWSAIRAQNREVVIRDEPRPGQERVTVIEPIQERGSTIAWARLTFVRPIQQGAARTPQERFEQVGLVMVPVFVLLAATIGLAMRFATARLRQHIRVVVTEAMTDQPSLRDGAKSFRDSGAKPDGGSRTAA